A window from Culex pipiens pallens isolate TS chromosome 3, TS_CPP_V2, whole genome shotgun sequence encodes these proteins:
- the LOC120415799 gene encoding uncharacterized protein LOC120415799 — translation MPRKLSIVVLLLLAISLAHGYDRNVPRTYNLESEEDRYGRYERVLLGLKTSEGLTVDAKLLDKVREVIFEEESQQPMKHGERLVAVHLGRPKQSREVANLQYKNRIRY, via the exons ATGCCGCGGAAACTATCGATTGTG GTGTTGCTACTTCTGGCGATTTCACTGGCTCATGGGTACGACCGGAACGTACCCCGGACGTACAATTTGGAGTCCGAGGAGGACCGCTATGGGCGGTACGAGCGGGTTCTACTGGGTCTCAAGACTTCCGAGGGGCTCACCGTGGACGCCAAACTGTTGGACAAGGTTCGCGAGGTGATCTTCGAAGAGGAGTCTCAACAGCCGATGAAGCACGGAGAGCGACTTGTGGCGGTACATTTGGGAAGGCCGAAGCAGTCCCGCGAGGTGGCCAATTTGCAGTATAAGAACAGGATTCGGTATTGA